From the Oncorhynchus nerka isolate Pitt River linkage group LG28, Oner_Uvic_2.0, whole genome shotgun sequence genome, one window contains:
- the LOC115112343 gene encoding neuritin-like protein, translating to MTGHLTLRRHQNSVRDYNTAVNVIRSEPINCVLGLHWTQLGQLSMRCHACTVTFLLPVALYLCLAPVCWAAALPSSCGVIYKSFAQCLLTLGDSLGDTQKEQSTQDIDTICKSWDAFHVCANAALASCPGDAAAVWESLRQESRKTQFSGNLYDMCASRTTLAPNTVPVPPSQRPPTSDQTNQETLKGYTHHLGPAYTTLLLSACISLLLLLRM from the exons ATGACAGGACACCTCACTCTGAGAAGACACCAAAATTCTGTCCGGGATTATAACACTGCTGTGAACGTCATCAGATCAGAGCCCATTAATTGTGTGCTGGGGCTCCACTGGACTCAGTTGGGCCAGTTGAGTATGAGGTGCCATGCCTGCACTGTGACTTTCCTCCTGCCTGTTGCTCTTTACCTCT gtCTGGCCCCTGTGTGTTGGGCTGCTGCGCTCCCTAGCTCCTGTGGCGTCATCTACAAGAGCTTTGCTCAGTGTCTCCTCACTCTGGGGGACAGTCTGGGTGACACACAGAAAGAGCAGAGCACACAGGACATTGACACAATCTGCaa ATCATGGGATGCGTTCCATGTGTGTGCGAATGCGGCACTTGCCAGTTGTCCTGGAGACGCAGCGGCTGTGTGGGAGTCTCTGAGGCAAGAGTCCAGGAAGACCCAGTTTTCTGGAAACCTCTATGACATGTGTGCCAGCCGCACCACACTGGCACCCAATACAGTGCCCGTGCCACCCTCCCAGAGGCCACCAACGTCAGACCAGACCAATCAAGAAACTCTAAAAGGGTACACGCATCACCTTGGACCCGCCTACACCACGCTTCTGCTCTCAGCATGCAtctctctactgctcctgctcaGGATGTAG
- the LOC115111143 gene encoding dynein axonemal assembly factor 1-like, protein MHPEPLESGEVEEESGEDSSTTLQAGDAEILLNAMSTTYSKLEEAPTANCSPLPNDIEGDRCVSSHTEVDKLIQAQQQEKTGKDSGPRMTKTFLKDHCKQNKLYMTPRLNDTLYLHFKGFSTIENLEEYTGLKCLWLECNGLLRIQNLHAQTDLRCLFLHQNLIHNLENLEPLSKLCTLNVCNNYIRTIENIACLPDLGTLQIAHNKLQTVGDVEHLSQCLSLSVLDMSHNLLDDPDILTVLERMPELRVLNLMGNEVIKKIPYYRKTMIIRLKQLTYLDDRPVFPKDRACAEAWGTAGPEGERRERESWQTRERRKIQDSLDAMATIRDQARERLRVRELQERGEYETTTTTELESPSEKNQSQNQSLGWEERIQAFVEDSLEAHEEFLQTQREQPEKEELGNEQPLKKQLDREQPEREDMERDQLEREDQEGDQLEREDQEGDQLEREHQEGDQLEREHQEGDQLEREDQEGDQLEREDQEGEQPDGEQAAEESLKEELLNQSKREQLQRRQPKREKLEREQSVCGQPESQTAGVIVEHGPGPMVTELEETEDLETIHLEPRPPLRIDDLPDLEDVNVEDPDSTCIFSSQQVFRPKIEVISGDNNDVDPIIHQSGTVWTTETTLTSDPSSSSLFRVCDNTSNKSPTNHLVALDPEAGDAPELVISDPQGEPRQRQSPEARKPGCLIEELD, encoded by the exons ATGCATCCTGAACCCCTCGAATCCGGTGAGGTGGAAGAAGAGAGTGGCGAGGACTCCAGTACGACCCTGCAAGCTGGAGATGCAGAAATATTGCTGAACGCAATGTCAACAACTTACAGTAAACTAG AGGAGGCCCCCACGGCGAACTGCAGCCCCCTGCCAAACGATATCGAAGGAGACCGTTGTGTGTCCTCACATACAGAAGTCGACAAACTCATACAAGCCCAACAACAAGAGAAAACGGGAAAGGACTCAGGTCCAAG AATGACAAAGACATTTCTGAAGGACCACTGCAAACAAAATAAACTCTACATGACACCTCGATTGAATGACACACTGTATTTGCACTTCAAAG GCTTCTCCACTATAGAGAATCTGGAGGAGTACACAGGGCTGAAGTGTCTCTGGCTGGAGTGCAACGGGCTCCTGCGCATCCAGAACCTGCATGCCCAAACAGACCTACGCTGCCTCTTCCTCCACCAGAACCTCATACACAATCTGGAGAACTTAGAACCACTCAGCAAGCTCTGCACCCTCAATGTCTGCAACAACTACATACGCACCATTGAAAACATTG CCTGCCTCCCTGATCTGGGCACCCTGCAGATAGCCCATAATAAGCTGCAGACAGTGGGAGACGTGGAGCATCTGAGTCAGTGCCTCTCCCTCAGTGTACTGGACATGTCCCACAACCTGCTGGATGACCCAGACATCCTCACTGTGCTGGAGAGAATGCCTGAACTG CGCGTGCTGAACCTGATGGGAAATGAAGTGATAAAGAAAATCCCATACTACAGGAAGACTATGATCATACGTCTAAAACAGCTCACGTACCTGGATGACAGACCTGTGTTCCCAAAGGACAG GGCGTGTGCGGAGGCGTGGGGGACAGCGGGTCCAGAGGGGGAGCGCAGGGAGAGGGAATCATGGCAAACACGAGAGAGAAGGAAGATCCAGGACAGTCTGGACGCCATGGCAACCATCAGAGACCAAGCCAGGGAGAGACTGCGAGTCAGAGAGCTGCAAGAGAGag GGGAGTATGAgaccactacaacaacagaacTTGAGAGCCCCAGTGAAAAGAACCAGAGCCAGAATCAGAGCCTGGGCTGGGAGGAGAGGATTCAAGCATTTGTGGAGGACAGTCTGGAGGCCCATGAAGAGTtcctacagacacagagagaacagccagaaaAGGAGGAGCTAGGGAATGAACAGCCACTGAAGAAACAGCTAGACAGAGAACAACCAGaaagagaggatatggagagagatcagctagagagagaagaCCAAGAGGGagatcagctagagagagaggaccaaGAGGGagatcagctagagagagagcaccAAGAGGGagatcagctagagagagagcaccAAGAGGGagatcagctagagagagaggaccaaGAGGGagatcagctagagagagaggaccaaGAGGGAGAACAGCCAGATGGAGAGCAAGCAGCAGAAGAAAGCTTAAAGGAAGAACTGTTAAACCAGTCAAAGAGAGAACAACTACAAAGAAGGCAGCCAAAGAGAGAGAAGTTAGAGAGAGAGCAGTCAGTATGTGGCCAGCCAGAGTCTCAGACAGCTGGGGTGATTGTAGAGCACGGTCCTGGACCAATGGTGACTGAgctagaggagacagaggacCTGGAGACCATCCACCTGGAGCCACGCCCACCACTTCGTATTGAT GATCTCCCTGACCTGGAGGATGTGAATGTTGAAGATCCAGACAGCACCTGCATCTTCTCCTCTCAG CAAGTATTCCGGCCAAAGATAGAGGTCATTTCAGGAGACAACAACGATGTAGATCCAATCATACATCAGAGTGGGACTGTGTGGACCACAGAGACCACACTTACCTCAGATCCAAGCTCATCTTCACTGTTCAGGGTCTGTGACAACACGTCAAACAAATCGCCCACCAATCACCTAGTAGCATTGGACCCAGAGGCGGGGGATGCCCCAGAGCTGGTGATATCAGACCCTCAGGGAGAACCCAGACAGAGGCAGAGCCCTGAAGCCAGAAAACCAGGTTGTCTCATTGAGGAGCTGGACTAA
- the LOC115112336 gene encoding THAP domain-containing protein 11-like, with the protein MPGFTCCVPGCYNNSHRDRELRFYTFPKDTTQREIWLKNISRAGVSGCFSTFQPTTGHRVCSVHFPGGRKTYTVRVPTLFPLRGVNERKNRRGRNRKASAAAPVPAPSPGNIVITNVVSTAPDAVETAQSDVVTDIAANDGPILVQIGPDGEYLGAVNPAAQGDGSCFTAVVSSSTDLARGDDPPADSAATAQQQTVQYYSVVSNPLDHAYSLTTGTTSAELLRKLNEQRDIIALMEVKMKEMKATIRQLRVTEAKLQEEVRERDRLLSAGAAVKKM; encoded by the coding sequence ATGCCTGGAttcacctgctgtgtccctggCTGCTACAACAACTCTCATCGGGACAGAGAGCTGCGGTTCTACACATTTCCAAAGGATACCACGCAAAGGGAGATTTGGCTCAAGAACATCTCCCGGGCCGGGGTGAGCGGCTGTTTTAGTACCTTCCAACCCACTACGGGACACCGCGTCTGTAGCGTACACTTTCCCGGTGGCAGAAAGACCTATACCGTTCGAGTACCGACGCTCTTCCCGCTGAGAGGAGTGAATGAACGCAAGAATCGAAGGGGCAGGAACAGGAAAGCGTCTGCGGCGGCTCCTGTTCCAGCCCCCAGTCCAGGCAACATTGTAATCACCAACGTTGTTTCGACAGCCCCAGATGCCGTTGAGACCGCTCAGAGCGATGTAGTCACCGACATAGCTGCTAATGATGGCCCTATCCTGGTGCAGATCGGTCCGGACGGCGAATACCTCGGAGCAGTAAATCCAGCCGCGCAGGGTGACGGGTCCTGTTTTACTGCAGTCGTCTCCAGCTCCACTGACCTGGCCAGGGGCGACGATCCTCCTGCAGACTCCGCGGCCACTGCCCAGCAGCAGACTGTGCAGTACTACAGCGTTGTCAGCAACCCGCTGGACCACGCGTACTCGCTGACCACCGGGACCACCTCGGCCGAACTGCTTCGGAAGCTGAACGAGCAGCGGGACATCATCGCACTCATGGAAGTGAAAATGAAGGAGATGAAGGCAACCATCCGCCAGCTGCGCGTGACCGAGGCCAAGCTACAGGAGGAGGTGCGCGAGCGGGACCGTTTGCTGTCGGCAGGAGCAGCGGTAAAGAAAATGTGA